AGCTCACCGTCGACATGATCGAGAGCTACAACGTCAAGGAGCGGGTCGACGATGTGTCGATCGCCACCTTCGACGTGCCGGCCGGCGGGCTCGTGGTCGAGGACGGTCAGCTCGCGCTGACCACGGAGCGCGGGCGGTTCAGCGAGGAGGTCGCGCTCACGCACCTGCCCTCCTACGGCGGACCGACCTACGCCTTCCCGAACGACTACACCGATCCGATCACCCTCTCGGTCTCGGTCGCCGACGACACCGACCCGGGCACGGATCCCGGGACCGATCCCGAGAACCCGGGCCCCGGTGAGCCCGGCGACGGCGAGACCCCGTCGACCGGCCCCTACGGCACGAGCACGGGGACCGCGTACGCGGACAACTCCGCGAGCATTCGTGTCACTCCCGGGTACGCGATCGCCGCCGACGGCTCGACCGAGGTCAAGGTCGAGGGCTTCGGCTTCGATCCCGGCCCCACGGTCGCACCCGGGACCGGATCCGGCGGCATCTACGTCGGCCTCGGCACCATGCAGGACTTCGGCACCCCCGAGAAGTGGCGCCGCAGCCAGGGCGGCACGAGCGGCCCGATCGGATTCGGCGACTTCACGTACGGATCGCCGATGTTCGTCGGCAACCAGGGATCCGGCGACGGCGACGTCGCGACCGCCGTCATGGACGCGACCGGCTACTGGAGCTTCACGCTCACCGTGCCCGGCAAGAACATCCCGAGCTTCTTCGGCGACACGATCGACTGCGTCGCGCTGCAGTGCGGCTTCTTCTCCTTCGGCGCGCACGGGGCGATCAAGGCCGCCAACGAGGCGTTCACGCCGGTGTACTTCGACGGCCAGGACGAGAGCGGCTGGCCGGACCGCGACGACGACACTCCGGTGGTCGTTCCCCCGATCACCCCCGAGCGCCCGGGCGACCCGACCGCACTGCCGACCGAGGCGTCGCTCACCGCTGCGAACCGGGGATCGATCGCGATCGAGTCCACCCGCGGCAACGTCGCGACGGTCAGCGTGGGCACGAACCGCGTCGGCACCTGGGTCGGCGCCGCGATCTACCCGGGCGCGCAGTTCGCCGGCTGGTACCTCGTTCCGGCCAACGGCAGGATCGGCGTGCCCCTGCCCACCGGCCTCGCGGCCGGAGCGCATCCGCTCGCCATCATCGACGACCAGAGTGTGCTGGCGGGATGGGACTCCTTCACCGTGGAGGGCGGATCGACTCCGACGACCCCGACGGAGAAGCCGGATCCCTACGGCGAGAGCACCGGGACCAACCCCGACACCGGCGCCACGCTCACCGTGAGCCCGGCGCGGTCGCTCGCAGATCGTGATCAGAAGGTCACGCTCTCGGGCACCGGCTACGCGACGAGCAACAACGGTGACGTCTTCGGCGGGGCCTACATCCTCTTCGGCTGGGTCGACACGATGCCGTCGGCCGGCGGATCGATGGCGCGCGGCGACTACCTCTACGCCGACGGCCAGGAGACCTACCAGTGGATGGTCAACTACCCCGGCAACACCACGGAACCGGGGGCCCCGAGCATCCAGGCCGACGGCAGCTGGACGACCGAGTTCACGATCTACGGGTCGGAGTTCACCACCGTGAACGGTGCGACCGTCGACTGCTATGAGGTCCAGTGCGGCGTCTTCACGATCGGCGCGCACGGCAAGGCCAACGCCGGGGTCGAGGTGTTCACGCCCGTGTACTTCGACGCCGACGGGGCCGGGATCGACCCGAACGCGCGCCCGACCGTACCGGCCGCAGCGCCCGTGCAGGCGAACCCGAACGCTCTCGCGTCGCAGAACGCCGGTGTCGGCGTCAACGGCGGCCTGCAGGCGCTGATGACCTCGTCGTCAGACGCCCGCACCGTGCTGTTCGGCGGTGTGCTGCTCGTCAGCCTGGGCCTGCTCGGCGCGGCCGTGCTCCGACGGCAGCGGATCCTGCACGGCACCCACGCCACCCCCTAGAACTGCGGGCCCCGCTGCGCGGGAGCACGTGACTCGACGCCCCGGCGTCACCCATGAGAGATAAGGAAAACGATGATACGGACACGTGAAAGGTCAGGTGGCCGCGCGCGGTCACTGGCCTCAGGTGCAGCGCTCGGCACCGCCGCAGCGCTGGTCCTCGGGGGCTGGTGGCCACTCCGGCGCTCGCCGCTCCGGGTGGCAGTTCGACCGGCACCGGTACGAACCACGCGACGCTCAGCCCGACGCTCACCGTCGCGCCGGGCCAGGAGCTGAACCCGACCGGGGACACCGTGCTGACCCTGCAGGGTCAGGGGTACTCCAAGACCAATGACTGGGGTCAGAGCTTCGGCGGCGCGTACCTGCTCTTCGGTGTGATCACGCCCAAGACCGCGGGCGACACCGGCAGCTGGGCTCCCAGCAAGCAGGGGCTGAGCGGCGTGAACTACGACTACGCTGCGGGCGCTGGCACCTACCAGTCGCTCATCAACTACCCGGGCAACACCACGGAGCCGGGCCTCGGGTACATGGACGCCAGCGGCAACTGGACCTCCGAGCTCACGATTCCGGGTGCCACCTTCACGAGCCAGGCCGGTCAGCAGATCGACTGCCTCGCGGCCGGCACGCAGTGCGGTGTGATCACGATCGGCGCGCACGGGCAGGTCAGCTCGGGCGTCGAGGTCTTCACCCCCGTCACCTTCGCGACCGAGAACTGGGAGGCCGTCGCGCCGTCGATCACGGGGCAGCCCGTCGACGCGCAGGTCACCGAGGGCCAGGACGCTGTCTTCACCGTGACGGTGGAGGGGGATCCCGCTCCGACGATCCAGTGGCAGTCGCGCGCGAATGCGGATGAGGCGTTCGCAGACGTCGCCGGGGCCGTCGACCCGAGCTTCACGGTCAGCGCCGCGGCGCTCTCCGACTCCGGGCGACAGGTGCAGGCGGTCGTGCAGAACGAGGCCGGCAGCGTGACCTCGAGCGTCGCGACGCTCACCGTCACCGAGTCCGCCCCGGAGCCGCACGGCACCTCGCAGGGTGCTCCGCTGAGCGGCACCGACTCGTACCTCGTGGTCACGCCCGCGGAGGATCTCCGCACGGGTAGCAGCACCGAGGTCACGGTCGAGGGCTTCGGCTTCGATCCCGGCCCCGCGGTCGCACCCGGCACCGGATCCGGCGGCATCTACGTCGGCTTCGGCACGATGAAGGATCCGTCCGACCCCGAGAAGTGGCGGCGCAGCGCCGGCGGCACGAGCGGCCCGGTCGGCATGGGCGACTACACCTACGGTGCGCCGATCTTCGTGGCGAACCAGGGCACCGCAGACGGCGACGTCGCCTCCGGTGAGATGGACAGCGAGGGCCACTGGACCACCACCGTCACCATTCCGAGCAAGGACGTCCCGAGCTTCTTCGGCGACACCATCGATTGCCTCGCGAACCAGTGCGGCTTCTTCTCCTTCGGTGCCCACGGGGCGGTCAAGGCGCAGAACGAGGCCTTCACGCCCGTCTACTTCGCGGGTCAGGACGCTCCGGCGGTCCCCGCGACGGCCACGAGCACGAGCCTCGCACCGCAGACGAGCGCCGACTTCCCGACAGACTTCGCCGGGCAGGACGTCGCACTCTCCGCGACCGTGACCCCCGCTGAGGCGGCCGGTTCGGTCGAGTTCTTCGACGGCGAGACCAGCCTCGGTGCGGCAGACGTCGCCGCGGGTGCGGCGACGCTCACCACCGACGCATTCGTCGGCGGCGCACGCCAGGTCACCGCGGTCTTCACCCCGACGAACCCGGCGGCCTTCGAGGCTTCCACCTCGGCGGCGCAGACCTTCCGCATCGTCGACCTGGCTCGCGCCATCGGCGACATCGAGGTCGGTGCCCCGGTCGCGCAGATCGAGGATGCCTCGTTCGGCTGGTCCATCGCGAACTACTACAGCAGCTTCGGCTACGAGTTCGGCAAGGAGGCCGTCAGCGGCAACGTCACCGTTCCGGAGGCCGTGGTGGGCGACAAGGAGTTCAACTCCAACCGCCTCTTCACGTTCACTGACGGCACCGGTACCCGCGACGCCGACGGCAACGCCGTCATCGACTTCTCGGGTGTCGCTCGTGTCACCTCCGGAAGCGCGAGCGAGTGGAACTTCGCCGATCCCCAGCTGCACGTGAACGCTGCGGGTGACGGGTACGTCACCGCCGAGTTCTCCGGCTTCTTCCGCATCGAGGGCCTGGCGGAGGTCGACTACGCGCCGCAGCGTGTCACGGTCGCCACCTTCAGCGGCGCCAATGCCGAGACCGAGGACGGCCAGACCGCCTTCACCGTCTCGCCGATCTGGGAGGGCCAGACCGCCGCGGGCACCTGGGCCGGGGAGTACACCGGCTCGTTCCCGAACGAGTTCACCTCGCTGCTGTACTCGGGCATCCGCTCGTTCTTCACGCAGACGGGCACGACCGGCTCGAACCTGACCAAGCCGGTGCAGCCGATCTCGGTGCAGTTCGCCGAGCAGGCGATCGCGGCTCCGTCGCTCTCGATCGATCCGGCCGAGGCCCTCGATCGGGCGGGCGCGGACATCGCGGTCACCGGTGAGAGCTTCGACATCAGCGGCAAGCCCACCTACCCGGGCGCGCCCGACACGCCCGCCGGCGTCTACGTATCGCTCGGCTGGATCTCCAACGACGGCTGGAAGCCGTCCGAGGGTGCTGCTGCGGCGACGCGCGTCGCGGTGGAGACCAAGTGGGTGCAGGAGGCCCAGGAGACCGGCGGCCAGTACATCAAGTGGACGAAGCTCGCGAACGGGCGTGCCGACTTCGGCTTCACGTTCGAGGACGTGACCTACGCCGAGGTGCTCGCCAAGAAGCCCACCACGGGCGACTACCGTCTCGCGGTGTACTCGATCGGTGCCAGCGGCGTGCGCCAGGCGGCGAACGAGTTCGCGCAGGACGTGACCTTCGCACCGGCTGCGGCGACGCAGGTCTGGGTGGACGCGCAGGCGTCGACCGCCTACCCCGTCGACTTCGCCGGGGAGGACGTCACGGTCTCCGCGACGACCAGCCCGGCCGATGCCGCGGGTGCGATCGAGTTCTTCGACGGTGAGACGAGCCTCGGCACGTCGACCGTGGAGGACGGCTCCGCATCGCTCACCACCGACGTGCTGTCGGGTGGCGCGCACCAGATCAGCGCGGTCTTCACACCCGCTGACGAGGTGCAGTTCGAGGGCTCGACCTCGGCTGCGCAGACGTACCGCATCGTGGATCTCACGCCCCTGGTCTCGGGCATCGAGGTCGGCGCGGAGGTCAAGGCGATCACCGGTGCCGAGCTCACCTGGTCCGTTGCGAACTACCTGAGCTTCGGCTCGGGTCCGGCCAAGTCGGTGCTCGCGGGTGACGTGACGCTCGACGCCGGATCGTTCCACTTCGCGAACGGCACCGGCTCCGAGGACGCCGCGGGCAACCGCGTCATCTCCTTCGACGGCGAGGTCCGCCTCACGTCGGGCACGATCCCCGAGTGGAACTTCCGCGCACCCCAGGTGCACGTGAACGCTGCGGGCGACGGGTACATCACCGCGATCGTCGACGGCATCTACCGGGGCAGCATCCTCGGTGGCGAGGACGAGACGTACGGTCCCACCCGGGTCACCGTCTCCACCTTCACCGGTTCGACGGCCGACGTGACCGACGGCGTGACCTCCTTCACGGTCGCACCGACCTTCCAGGACCAGGTCGCCGCGGGCACCTGGGGTGGCGCGTTCACGGGGGCGACCTTCGCGAACGAGTTCCTGCAGCACATCAATGCCGGAGTCCGTTCCTTCTTCCTGCAGTCGGGCTCCTCGTCCGACGCGACGAAGGCGGGATCGCCGATCACCGTCGCCTACACCGCGGGTGTGGCGCCGAGCATCACCGGTCAACCGGCCGATGCCGCCGTGGTCGAGGGATCCGGTGCCACCTTCAGCGCGACGGTGACGGGTGACCCGGCGCCGCAGCTGCAGTGGCAGAGCCGCGCAACCGCCTCCGGCGAGTGGGCGGACGTCGACGGGGCGACCGCCTCCGAGCTCGTCCTGTCCGACATCGCGCTGGCCGCGAACGGCACCCAGGTGCGTCTCGTCGCGACGAACGCGTTCGGTACGGTCGAGTCGGCACCCGCCACGCTGACCGTGAGCCCGAAGAAGCCGGAGACGACTCCCGTCGTGCCGGAGCTGACCTCGGACAACCAGGGCAGCGTCGAGGTCGTGGCGGTCGATGGCCGCACCGTGGTCGCGAACGTCGGCGAGGAGTTCGGCAACACCTGGATCGGTGTCACCCTGCACTCCGACCCGCAGTTCCTCGGCTGGTTCCTCGCGTCGGCCAACGGTGACGTCACCGTCACCGTGCCCGCGGGCGTCACCGGGGCGCACCGCCTCTCCTACGTGGATGCGGCGGGCGACCTGATCGGCTGGGCGAACGTCTCGTTCGCCGCCGATCCGGTCACCCCGGGTGAGGAGCCGGTCGACGGCTCGGGCGGCACGGGGACCGGCGGAGCCGGCACCTCGGGCGGCCAGGGCCAGGCCACCACGGCCGGCCTGTCGCAGACCGGAGCCATGGCACCCGTTGCCGTGACCGGGATCGCTCTGCTGCTGCTCGTCGCGGGCGCTTCGATCCTCGTGGTCAAGCGTCGTCGCTCGGGTCTGGCAGCCGAGTAAGGCACCGGGGTCGGCGACGATTCCGCACCGCGGTGGCCCGGGAGTTCCCCGGGCCACCGCTTCCACGTCCCGCGATCGCGCGGGAACCGCAAGACCGAGAAAGAAGAGATCATGAGTGAGACGCAGCAGATCGAGCGGGAGGCGACGCTGTCCCAGCGACTGCGCGCCGTGTCGTTCGGCGGCCACGGCACGGGCGAGAGCTGGACCGGGGGCGAGCAGCCGGACGAGGCGCCGCCGCGGTACTCGACCGCGTACCTGCGGGGCGGTCTCAACCGTGCGGGGATCGCGGCGCAGACGGCGCAGCACTTCCTGATGTACGAAGCGCTGGAGTCGGCGGCGGAGTCGCACCGCGCACGCCTCGGCGACGGCTTCGATTTCTGGCGGCCCGAGCTGCATCGGGTGCCGGGCCTCAGGCGAGACCTGCAGCACTGGATCGGTGACGACTGGGAGCAGGAGGTGCGCGGCAGGTACACGACCCCCGGCATCCAGACCTACGTCAACCGCATCTCCGAGGTCGCGCACGACTCCGTGCCCCACTTTGTGGCGCACCACTACACGCGGTACCTCGCCGACCTGTCGGGCGGTCTGATGATCGCCCGCATGTTCATGCAGAGCTACGGGATCGAGGGCGACGCCGGCGTCGAGTTCCACGTCTTCGCCGACATCGAGGATCCGAAGACCTATAAAGAGGCGTACCGCGAACTGCTCGATCGCCAGGTGTTCACGACCGCGGAGCAGGAGCTCATCGCCGCCGAGGTCGCGCTCGCCTACAGTCTGAACAACACCGCCGCGGCCGACCTGGAAGCACGCTTCGAGGAGTACGCCGCATGAGCGCCGCATTCGCGCGCCGCGGCACCGGGCTCCTCACGGCGCTCGTCGCCGCGCTGCTCCTCGCGGGCTGCAGCACCGGTGCCGCGGCACCGGGCGAGCCGGAGACCCCGTCGGAGGACGGCACCGTCAGCCGCACCAGCGTCACCGAACCGGTCACCGTCGGCCAGGTGCCGATCGGCGAGCTCGCCGGCGTCGACTCCGAGCTGCGGGTGGGGGAGGAGATCAGCGTGCTGATCGACACCCCCGACCTCACCTGGACCGTGGTCAACAGCGACCCCGAGGTGCTGGAAGTGGTCGACTCCGGTGCGGGCGAAGCACCGCGCATCGTGCGCATCGTCGCCGTCGCCGCGGGATCCTCCGAGGTGGTCTTCACCGGGGCGGCGAGCGAGGCCGCGGCCGCCGATGCCGCGGCAGACGGCGCCGAGGATCGCATCGCCGTGACCGTGACGGAGGGCTGAGTCGATGACCGCTCCGCGCCCGATGCTCTCGCGACCTCAGGTCACCCCGCGAGCAGGGCGGCGCACCCTCGCCGCCCTGCTCGCGGCCGGCACCGTCGTGTGCTCCCTCGCGCTCACCGCGCCCGCCGCGATGGCGGACGACGCCGAGGCGAGTCCGGCCGAGACGACGAGCGTGCCGGCTCCGGATCTCACGGGGGATCCCGCGCTCGTGCCGGCTCCCGCGGAGGTTCCGGCCCCGACTCCGGCTCCCGCCCTCGCTCCGTCCCCGTTCGCCGAGGCCGCGCAGGTCGTCACGGTCACCACCGTCGCGCCGCCGATCGTCTCCGACCGTGCGATCTACCTGCTCGGTCACGCGGCCCCGCTCGCCGCCACCGTGTCCGTGCCCGCACCGGCACCGGGCGGCGCGGAGCCATCCGCTCCCGGGCTCCCCGCGGGCTCGGTCGAGTTCTTCGACGGCGAGACCTCTCTCGGTTCCGCTCCGGTCCTCGACGAGGGCGGCGCCGCGGTCGCCCGACTGGCCTCCGACCGGTGGCCCGCATCGGGTGCCCGGTCGATCGTCGCGGTGTTCACTCCCGAGGCCGGATCCTCGTGGGCCGCCTCGACGAGCGCGCCGCAGACCTACCGGGTCGTCGATACCGCGCGGATGGTCCCCGACGTCGTGCTCGGCTCGGACATCGTCGCCGACATCTCCGGCGCCAGCCTCGACTGGACGATCGCGAACATCTGGTTCAGCAACTTCAGCGTCGGGTTCGAGCGGGAGGTGGTGAGCGGCAACGTGTCGCTCGAGGACATCCCCGTGGGCACCACGATCCCGGAGCGCCAGGCGCACTTCTTCCGGCCGTTCACGTTCTCGGCGGGGACGGGGCAGCGTGACGCCGCAGGCAACCGGGTGATCGACTTCACCGGCACCGCGCGCCTCACCTCCGGCACCGGGAACCAGTGGAACTTCACCGATCCCCGAGTCCACATCGGCGCGAACGGCGACGGCTACCTCACCGCGGAGTTCAGCGGGTTCTACGCGATCGGGGTGCACCAGGAGTACGCGCCGACCCGAGTCACCATCGCGACGTTCAGCGGCGCGCAGATCGGGAGCACCGATGCGGGGGTGGCCTCGGCCGAGATCCCGCTCAACTGGGCGGGGCAGGCGGGCGGCGCCGGGACCTGGGCGAGCGACTACCGCGACTCGTTCCCGAACGAGTTCATCTCGCTCCTGAACCCCGGCATCAGCCTGTTCTTCGCGCGCAGCAGCGTCGCGACGGACGCCTCGAAGATCCCGCACCCGATCACGCTCTCGTTCGCCGAGCAGGCCGTCGAGACGCCCGGGCCCGGCGGGGGCGAGGAGCCCGGATCCGGTGGCACCGACGGGGGAACCGATGGCGGCACGGGCGGCGGACCCGTGCCATCCACCGCCACGGCCAGCGACGGAATCACAGCCGGGGCTGTGGTGTCGGGTGCCGCGGGGGAGCGGGCCGGCGCGAGCCGGCTCAGCGAGACCGGCGCGTCCGCACCCTTACAGGGCATCGCGCTCGCGGCGTCTGCCGCAGCGATCTTCGCGGGCGGTCTGCTGCTGCGTCGTCACGGGCGGCGCTCCGGGCTCAGCACCTCCCGGGTCGCAGGCTCCGGGCCGGCACCGGGATCCGGCGTGCGGTGAGCGGCGCGGGCGACGGGTCGGAGCGCCCCGACGAGGATCCGTTCGAGCGGCTGCTCCGCGACGCGGTCGAGGCGCGATCGGCAGAGGATCACGCGAGGGGTGACGGGGCGGAGGGCGCCACTGGGGGCTCGTCGCTCTCCGCCGCACGCCCAGGGCGTTCCCGTCGCCTGCTCGCGGGCATCGCCCTGGGCGTGCTCGTCGTCGGCGGGCTCGGCCTCGTCGGCGTCGGGGCCATGCTGAGCGGTGCGGAGCTGCACCCCGCGCCCGCCGAGGCGGTGGCCGCGGATCCTCCCTCCGCCGACAGCAAGGCGCTCGACGACGCGCCAGCGGACGCCGAGACCGACGCGCGAGCGTCGGCCGCGACGCCCCGCCCCACCCGCACCTCGGACACCCGGTGGGTGTCGCGGGTGTCTGCCGAATCGGGGATCCCGGAGCCTGCGCTCCGTGCGTACGCGAACGCCGCGCTGACGCTGGCGGTGGAGCAGCCGGGGTGCGGCCTCGGCTGGAACACGCTCGCCGCCATCGGCCACGTCGAGTCGGGGCACGGCAGCATCAACGGCTCCGTGCTCGGCGCGGACGGTCGCGTGACACCCCGGATCGTGGGCGTGCCGCTCGACGGCGTGCAGTTCCTCGCCGTGCCCGACACCGACGGTGGGGCCCTCGACGGCGACGCGGTGTGGGATCGAGCGGTGGGGCCCATGCAGTTCCTACCGAGCACCTGGGCGGAGTTCGGCCGCGACGGCAACGGCGACGGTCGAGCCGAGATCGATCAGATCGACGACGCCGCGCTCGCCGCCGCGAGCCTGCTGTGCAGTTCGGGGGGTGACCTGCGCGAGCCGAACGCCTGGATCGCCGCGGTGGACGGCTACAACCCGAGCGTCGCCTACAACCACTCGGTGGTCGACGCCGCCGACTTCTACGCGCAGTTCGGCTGACGCGGTGGGTCGGGGATCCCGGGATCCGTGACCCTCCGTGTCAGTCCGTGGCCAAACGCCGGCGACTCACGGCCGCCGGCGGAACTACGCGCCGAGCAGCCGCTGGATCCGCTGCACGCCCTCGAGGAGCGCGTCGTCGCCCAGGGCGTAGCTGAAGCGCAGGTACCCGCTCGGCCCGAACGCCTCACCCGGCACCGCGGCGACCTCGGCCTCGGAGAGGATCAAGTCGGCCAGCTCGAGCGAGGTGGTCGGCGTCACGTCGCCGTAGGTCTTGCCGAGCGCACCCGTCACATCGACGTAGGCGTAGAAGGCACCCGCGGGGTGGGGCAGTTGAACCCCGGAACCTTGTTGAGCTCCTCGACGATCACCGTGCGGCGGCGGTCGAAGGCGAGGCGCATGTCCTCGATCGGCTGCTGCGAACCCGTGAGCGCGGCGATGGCGGCGCGCTGCGCGATGTTGTTCACGTTCGAGGTGAGGTGCGACTGCAGGTTCGCCGCGCCCTTGATGATGTCGGCGGGCCCGACCATCCAGCCGAGGCGCCAGCCCGTCATTGCGTAGGTCTTCGCGACGCCGTTGACGAGCACGGTGCGATCCGCGATCTCGGGGGCGGCCTCCACGATGGACGTCGCACGGACGCCGTCGTAGGTCAGATTCTGGTAGATCTCGTCCGCGATGACCCACAGGCCCTTCGACACGGCCCACTCGCCGATCGCGCGGGTCTCCTCGGGGGTGTACACGGCGCCGGTCGGGTTCGAGGGGGAGACGAAGAGCAGCACCTTGGTGCGGTCCGTGCGCGCGGCCTCGAGTTGCTCGACGGTGACCTTGTAGCCCTGATCCGCCCCGGCGAAGACCTCGACGGGCACGCCGTCGGCGAGCTGGATCGCCTCGGGATAGGTGGTCCAGTACGGCGCGGGCAGCAGCACCTCGTCACCCGGATCGAGCAGCGCCTGGAACGACTGGTAGACCGCCTGCTTGCCGCCGTTCGTGACGATCACCTGGGACGGATCGACGGCCCAGCCCGAATCACGGGCGGTCTTGTCGGCGATCGCGCGCTTCAGCTCGGGGAGCCCGGCAGCCGCGGTATAGCGGAAGTTCTTCGGGTCGTCGAGGGCGGCGCGCGCGGCGTCGACGATGTGCGCCGGGGTGGAGAAATCCGGCTCTCCGGCGGCGTAACTGATGACAGGGCGGCCTTCGGCCTGGAGGGCCTTCGCCTTCGCGTCAACCTTCAGGGTTGCCGACTCGGCGATGGCTGCGATCTTCTTCGACAGACGGGAGATGTGGGTCACCCTGCAAGCCTAGGGCACCCCGCT
Above is a genomic segment from Leucobacter rhizosphaerae containing:
- a CDS encoding HtaA domain-containing protein; this encodes MRSQLRGRGFRRTIAGSALAALLVPLAVVGGAQAAVADDAVPAATEEVTVSGGTLQWGVRHSIRNYLENFGHTEGWVAASDGATYTRGAAAASFPANSGTVNAAQGTASIAFDGTLEMFGFGEDWLYFTDVRLDVADGVAELTVDMIESYNVKERVDDVSIATFDVPAGGLVVEDGQLALTTERGRFSEEVALTHLPSYGGPTYAFPNDYTDPITLSVSVADDTDPGTDPGTDPENPGPGEPGDGETPSTGPYGTSTGTAYADNSASIRVTPGYAIAADGSTEVKVEGFGFDPGPTVAPGTGSGGIYVGLGTMQDFGTPEKWRRSQGGTSGPIGFGDFTYGSPMFVGNQGSGDGDVATAVMDATGYWSFTLTVPGKNIPSFFGDTIDCVALQCGFFSFGAHGAIKAANEAFTPVYFDGQDESGWPDRDDDTPVVVPPITPERPGDPTALPTEASLTAANRGSIAIESTRGNVATVSVGTNRVGTWVGAAIYPGAQFAGWYLVPANGRIGVPLPTGLAAGAHPLAIIDDQSVLAGWDSFTVEGGSTPTTPTEKPDPYGESTGTNPDTGATLTVSPARSLADRDQKVTLSGTGYATSNNGDVFGGAYILFGWVDTMPSAGGSMARGDYLYADGQETYQWMVNYPGNTTEPGAPSIQADGSWTTEFTIYGSEFTTVNGATVDCYEVQCGVFTIGAHGKANAGVEVFTPVYFDADGAGIDPNARPTVPAAAPVQANPNALASQNAGVGVNGGLQALMTSSSDARTVLFGGVLLVSLGLLGAAVLRRQRILHGTHATP
- a CDS encoding Ig-like domain-containing protein encodes the protein MTAPRPMLSRPQVTPRAGRRTLAALLAAGTVVCSLALTAPAAMADDAEASPAETTSVPAPDLTGDPALVPAPAEVPAPTPAPALAPSPFAEAAQVVTVTTVAPPIVSDRAIYLLGHAAPLAATVSVPAPAPGGAEPSAPGLPAGSVEFFDGETSLGSAPVLDEGGAAVARLASDRWPASGARSIVAVFTPEAGSSWAASTSAPQTYRVVDTARMVPDVVLGSDIVADISGASLDWTIANIWFSNFSVGFEREVVSGNVSLEDIPVGTTIPERQAHFFRPFTFSAGTGQRDAAGNRVIDFTGTARLTSGTGNQWNFTDPRVHIGANGDGYLTAEFSGFYAIGVHQEYAPTRVTIATFSGAQIGSTDAGVASAEIPLNWAGQAGGAGTWASDYRDSFPNEFISLLNPGISLFFARSSVATDASKIPHPITLSFAEQAVETPGPGGGEEPGSGGTDGGTDGGTGGGPVPSTATASDGITAGAVVSGAAGERAGASRLSETGASAPLQGIALAASAAAIFAGGLLLRRHGRRSGLSTSRVAGSGPAPGSGVR
- a CDS encoding lytic murein transglycosylase yields the protein MSGAGDGSERPDEDPFERLLRDAVEARSAEDHARGDGAEGATGGSSLSAARPGRSRRLLAGIALGVLVVGGLGLVGVGAMLSGAELHPAPAEAVAADPPSADSKALDDAPADAETDARASAATPRPTRTSDTRWVSRVSAESGIPEPALRAYANAALTLAVEQPGCGLGWNTLAAIGHVESGHGSINGSVLGADGRVTPRIVGVPLDGVQFLAVPDTDGGALDGDAVWDRAVGPMQFLPSTWAEFGRDGNGDGRAEIDQIDDAALAAASLLCSSGGDLREPNAWIAAVDGYNPSVAYNHSVVDAADFYAQFG
- a CDS encoding heme oxygenase (biliverdin-producing) translates to MSETQQIEREATLSQRLRAVSFGGHGTGESWTGGEQPDEAPPRYSTAYLRGGLNRAGIAAQTAQHFLMYEALESAAESHRARLGDGFDFWRPELHRVPGLRRDLQHWIGDDWEQEVRGRYTTPGIQTYVNRISEVAHDSVPHFVAHHYTRYLADLSGGLMIARMFMQSYGIEGDAGVEFHVFADIEDPKTYKEAYRELLDRQVFTTAEQELIAAEVALAYSLNNTAAADLEARFEEYAA
- a CDS encoding Ig-like domain repeat protein, producing MATPALAAPGGSSTGTGTNHATLSPTLTVAPGQELNPTGDTVLTLQGQGYSKTNDWGQSFGGAYLLFGVITPKTAGDTGSWAPSKQGLSGVNYDYAAGAGTYQSLINYPGNTTEPGLGYMDASGNWTSELTIPGATFTSQAGQQIDCLAAGTQCGVITIGAHGQVSSGVEVFTPVTFATENWEAVAPSITGQPVDAQVTEGQDAVFTVTVEGDPAPTIQWQSRANADEAFADVAGAVDPSFTVSAAALSDSGRQVQAVVQNEAGSVTSSVATLTVTESAPEPHGTSQGAPLSGTDSYLVVTPAEDLRTGSSTEVTVEGFGFDPGPAVAPGTGSGGIYVGFGTMKDPSDPEKWRRSAGGTSGPVGMGDYTYGAPIFVANQGTADGDVASGEMDSEGHWTTTVTIPSKDVPSFFGDTIDCLANQCGFFSFGAHGAVKAQNEAFTPVYFAGQDAPAVPATATSTSLAPQTSADFPTDFAGQDVALSATVTPAEAAGSVEFFDGETSLGAADVAAGAATLTTDAFVGGARQVTAVFTPTNPAAFEASTSAAQTFRIVDLARAIGDIEVGAPVAQIEDASFGWSIANYYSSFGYEFGKEAVSGNVTVPEAVVGDKEFNSNRLFTFTDGTGTRDADGNAVIDFSGVARVTSGSASEWNFADPQLHVNAAGDGYVTAEFSGFFRIEGLAEVDYAPQRVTVATFSGANAETEDGQTAFTVSPIWEGQTAAGTWAGEYTGSFPNEFTSLLYSGIRSFFTQTGTTGSNLTKPVQPISVQFAEQAIAAPSLSIDPAEALDRAGADIAVTGESFDISGKPTYPGAPDTPAGVYVSLGWISNDGWKPSEGAAAATRVAVETKWVQEAQETGGQYIKWTKLANGRADFGFTFEDVTYAEVLAKKPTTGDYRLAVYSIGASGVRQAANEFAQDVTFAPAAATQVWVDAQASTAYPVDFAGEDVTVSATTSPADAAGAIEFFDGETSLGTSTVEDGSASLTTDVLSGGAHQISAVFTPADEVQFEGSTSAAQTYRIVDLTPLVSGIEVGAEVKAITGAELTWSVANYLSFGSGPAKSVLAGDVTLDAGSFHFANGTGSEDAAGNRVISFDGEVRLTSGTIPEWNFRAPQVHVNAAGDGYITAIVDGIYRGSILGGEDETYGPTRVTVSTFTGSTADVTDGVTSFTVAPTFQDQVAAGTWGGAFTGATFANEFLQHINAGVRSFFLQSGSSSDATKAGSPITVAYTAGVAPSITGQPADAAVVEGSGATFSATVTGDPAPQLQWQSRATASGEWADVDGATASELVLSDIALAANGTQVRLVATNAFGTVESAPATLTVSPKKPETTPVVPELTSDNQGSVEVVAVDGRTVVANVGEEFGNTWIGVTLHSDPQFLGWFLASANGDVTVTVPAGVTGAHRLSYVDAAGDLIGWANVSFAADPVTPGEEPVDGSGGTGTGGAGTSGGQGQATTAGLSQTGAMAPVAVTGIALLLLVAGASILVVKRRRSGLAAE